In a single window of the Streptomyces cinnabarinus genome:
- a CDS encoding TIGR02452 family protein, protein MSARLRGIAQQTEQIVAAGHYTAGDGREVPIAAAVEAARSGTRMYGPGAVPVPSAPSVDTFFEVTGESSLEAARRLGDGTAVLNFSSARNPGGGYLNGAQAQEEALCRASALYTCLVGVREFYDHHRTHRDPFYTDRVIHSPAVPVFRDDRGRLLDEPYTPGFLTSPAPNAGVVRRTAPERAADVPAALAARAERVLEVAAVHGYRGLVLGAWGCGVFQNDPAQVAGAFRALLGPGGRFAGRFEHVVFGILDRTPGTRTRTAFERAFPERQLQS, encoded by the coding sequence ATGAGCGCGCGCCTGCGGGGCATCGCACAGCAGACGGAGCAGATCGTGGCCGCGGGCCACTACACCGCAGGAGACGGCCGCGAGGTGCCGATCGCGGCGGCCGTGGAGGCCGCGCGGAGCGGTACGCGCATGTACGGGCCGGGCGCCGTCCCGGTCCCTTCCGCGCCGTCGGTGGACACGTTCTTCGAGGTCACGGGCGAGAGCAGCCTGGAGGCGGCGCGGCGGCTCGGTGACGGGACCGCCGTCCTGAACTTCTCCTCGGCCCGCAATCCCGGCGGCGGCTACCTGAACGGCGCGCAGGCGCAGGAGGAGGCCCTGTGCCGGGCCTCGGCGCTCTACACCTGCCTGGTCGGTGTCCGGGAGTTCTACGACCACCACCGCACCCACCGCGATCCCTTCTACACGGACCGCGTCATCCACTCACCCGCCGTGCCCGTCTTCCGCGACGACCGCGGGCGCCTGCTGGACGAGCCGTACACCCCGGGATTCCTCACCTCCCCGGCACCGAACGCGGGCGTCGTCCGGCGTACGGCGCCGGAACGCGCGGCGGATGTCCCGGCCGCCCTCGCGGCCCGCGCCGAGCGCGTGCTGGAGGTGGCGGCGGTGCACGGCTACCGCGGGCTGGTGCTGGGCGCCTGGGGCTGCGGGGTGTTCCAGAACGACCCGGCGCAGGTGGCGGGCGCCTTCCGGGCGCTGCTCGGGCCGGGCGGGCGGTTCGCGGGCCGGTTCGAGCACGTGGTGTTCGGGATCCTGGACCGCACTCCGGGGACCAGGACGCGCACGGCCTTCGAACGGGCGTTCCCGGAGCGTCAGCTCCAGTCATAA
- the egtD gene encoding L-histidine N(alpha)-methyltransferase: MSPFHLTRQLPEDATEAALRADVLHGLTRTPKTLPPKWFYDAVGSELFERITELPEYYPTRAEREILIARAGEIAAATHARTLVELGSGSSEKTRYLIDALTELHTYVPVDVSDSALTQAGHALIEERPGLDVHALIADFTGGLTLPDTPGPRLVAFLGGTIGNLLPAERADFLARVRALLAPGDALLLGTDLVKDEKVLVRAYDDAAGVTAEFNKNVLTVVNRELGADFDPGAFDHVALWDADNEWIEMRLRSRTAQTVKVPALDLAVDFAAGEELHTEISAKFRKEGVRAELAAAGLELSHWWTDEEGRFALSLSVAR, encoded by the coding sequence GTGAGCCCGTTCCATCTCACCCGCCAACTGCCCGAGGACGCCACGGAGGCCGCCCTGCGCGCCGACGTCCTGCACGGCCTGACCCGCACCCCCAAGACCCTCCCGCCCAAGTGGTTCTACGACGCCGTCGGCAGCGAACTCTTCGAGCGGATCACCGAGTTGCCCGAGTACTACCCGACCCGCGCCGAACGCGAGATCCTCATCGCCCGCGCCGGAGAGATCGCCGCCGCGACCCACGCCCGGACCCTGGTCGAACTGGGCTCCGGCTCCTCGGAGAAGACGCGGTACCTCATCGACGCGCTCACCGAACTGCACACCTACGTCCCCGTCGACGTCAGCGACAGCGCGCTCACCCAGGCCGGACACGCCCTCATCGAGGAACGGCCCGGACTCGATGTGCACGCGCTCATCGCCGACTTCACCGGCGGGCTCACCCTGCCCGACACCCCCGGACCCCGGCTGGTGGCGTTCCTCGGCGGCACCATCGGCAATCTGCTGCCCGCCGAGCGCGCCGACTTCCTCGCCCGGGTCCGCGCCCTGCTGGCGCCCGGCGACGCCCTGCTGCTCGGCACCGACCTGGTGAAGGACGAGAAGGTGCTGGTGCGGGCGTACGACGACGCGGCCGGGGTGACGGCCGAGTTCAACAAGAACGTCCTCACGGTCGTCAACCGGGAACTCGGCGCCGACTTCGATCCCGGCGCCTTCGACCATGTGGCGCTGTGGGACGCCGACAACGAGTGGATCGAGATGCGGCTGCGGTCCCGCACCGCGCAGACGGTGAAGGTGCCCGCGCTGGACCTGGCCGTCGACTTCGCGGCGGGCGAGGAGCTCCACACCGAGATCTCGGCGAAGTTCCGGAAGGAGGGCGTACGCGCCGAGCTGGCCGCGGCGGGGCTCGAACTGTCCCACTGGTGGACGGACGAGGAGGGCCGGTTCGCGCTGTCACTGAGCGTGGCACGGTGA
- a CDS encoding amidase produces the protein MTFDRSAGLAESAHALADGEVTSRTLVERALARIEATQGTLNAFRVVRAEAALAEADAADKELAAGARRPLLGVPVAVKDDMDVAGEPTAFGCRGEYPPVAEDGEAVRRLRAAGAVIVGKTNTCELGQWPFTEGPAFGDTRNPWHPDHTPGGSSGGSAAAVAAGLVPAALGSDGAGSVRIPASWTNLVGIKPQRGRISTWPRGESFQGITVNGTLARTVADAALLLDAAAGNHERDPHRPPAVDASAAVTREPGRLRIAVSLKPPFTALPARLRPEVRARVVELAEKLAALGHTVEEADPPYGQIGLTFVPRATVGISEWVTDSPFPALLDRRTLDAARLGKLLGGAPLRAARRAEAVLHRRIGRFFESYDVMLAPTTAAPPPRIGAMLGLGGLATDRAMIAACPFAWPWNVLGWPGVNVPAGFVDGGLPVGAQLLGPSHSEPLLLSLAAQLEAELRWQEAWPPEQVTSDAPAA, from the coding sequence ATGACGTTCGACCGTTCCGCAGGGCTGGCGGAATCCGCCCACGCGCTGGCCGACGGCGAGGTGACGTCCCGGACGCTGGTGGAGCGGGCCCTGGCACGCATCGAGGCGACCCAGGGCACGCTCAACGCCTTCCGGGTCGTCCGGGCCGAGGCCGCGCTCGCCGAGGCGGACGCGGCGGACAAGGAACTCGCCGCCGGAGCGCGGCGCCCGCTGCTCGGGGTGCCGGTGGCCGTCAAGGACGACATGGACGTGGCCGGGGAGCCCACGGCCTTCGGCTGCCGCGGGGAGTACCCGCCGGTCGCGGAGGACGGCGAGGCGGTACGGCGGCTGCGCGCGGCCGGGGCCGTGATCGTTGGCAAGACCAACACCTGCGAGCTGGGCCAGTGGCCGTTCACCGAGGGCCCGGCCTTCGGTGACACCCGCAACCCCTGGCATCCCGACCACACGCCGGGCGGCTCCTCGGGCGGTTCGGCCGCCGCGGTCGCCGCCGGTCTGGTGCCCGCCGCGCTCGGCTCGGACGGCGCCGGATCGGTGCGGATCCCGGCCTCCTGGACCAACCTGGTCGGCATCAAGCCGCAGCGCGGCCGGATCTCGACCTGGCCGCGCGGGGAGTCCTTCCAGGGCATCACCGTCAACGGCACCCTGGCCCGTACGGTCGCCGACGCGGCGCTGCTGCTGGACGCCGCGGCCGGGAACCACGAGCGGGACCCGCACCGCCCGCCGGCCGTCGACGCCTCGGCGGCCGTCACCCGCGAACCCGGACGCCTGCGCATCGCAGTCTCGCTGAAGCCGCCCTTCACCGCACTGCCCGCCCGGCTCCGGCCCGAGGTGCGCGCGAGGGTCGTCGAACTCGCCGAGAAACTCGCCGCGTTGGGGCACACCGTCGAGGAGGCCGATCCGCCGTACGGTCAGATCGGGCTGACCTTCGTGCCCCGGGCGACCGTCGGGATCTCCGAGTGGGTGACCGACTCCCCCTTCCCGGCCCTCCTCGACCGCCGCACCCTGGACGCCGCCCGGCTCGGAAAGCTGCTCGGCGGGGCACCCCTGCGGGCGGCCCGGCGCGCCGAGGCGGTCCTGCACCGGCGTATCGGCAGGTTCTTCGAGTCGTACGACGTCATGCTCGCGCCGACGACGGCCGCTCCCCCGCCGCGGATCGGCGCGATGCTGGGGCTCGGCGGCCTCGCCACCGACCGCGCGATGATCGCCGCCTGCCCCTTCGCCTGGCCGTGGAACGTCCTGGGCTGGCCCGGCGTCAACGTCCCCGCCGGGTTCGTCGACGGCGGCCTGCCGGTCGGCGCCCAGCTGCTGGGGCCCTCCCACAGCGAGCCCCTCCTGCTGTCGCTCGCCGCCCAGCTGGAGGCCGAGCTGCGCTGGCAGGAGGCGTGGCCACCGGAGCAGGTCACCTCGGACGCCCCGGCCGCTTAG
- a CDS encoding dodecin, with protein MSNHTYRVTDIVGTSPEGVDQAIRNGINRASQTLHNLDWFEVVDVRGQLNDGQIAHWQVTMKVGFRLDETG; from the coding sequence ATGTCGAACCACACCTACCGGGTCACGGACATCGTCGGCACCTCGCCCGAAGGCGTGGACCAGGCGATCCGTAACGGCATCAACCGGGCCTCGCAGACCCTGCACAACCTGGACTGGTTCGAGGTGGTCGACGTGCGCGGCCAGCTCAACGACGGGCAGATCGCGCACTGGCAGGTGACCATGAAGGTCGGCTTCCGCCTGGACGAGACCGGCTGA
- a CDS encoding type II toxin-antitoxin system PemK/MazF family toxin, whose product MTASTEENVPGRHGPSATTEADPREVGRVRTEYSPAHDGDPDPGEVVWTWVPFEENDGRGKDRPVLVVAREPGGTFLAVQLSSKRHDAQRDWVPIGNGPWDRSGRDSWVDVDRVLRLHERGMRREACALDRMRFNLVRNRLRERYGWS is encoded by the coding sequence GTGACTGCGTCCACCGAAGAGAACGTCCCCGGCCGCCACGGCCCCTCCGCCACCACCGAGGCCGATCCCCGCGAGGTGGGCCGGGTGCGCACCGAGTACTCGCCCGCGCACGACGGCGACCCGGACCCCGGGGAGGTCGTGTGGACCTGGGTGCCCTTCGAGGAGAACGACGGCCGGGGCAAGGACCGGCCCGTGCTCGTCGTCGCCCGTGAGCCGGGCGGCACGTTCCTCGCCGTGCAGTTGTCCAGCAAGCGGCATGACGCGCAGCGGGACTGGGTGCCGATCGGGAACGGGCCCTGGGACCGGTCCGGGCGGGACTCCTGGGTCGATGTCGACCGGGTGCTGCGGCTGCACGAGCGGGGCATGCGGCGCGAGGCGTGCGCGCTGGACCGGATGCGGTTCAACCTGGTCCGCAACCGGCTGCGGGAGCGCTACGGCTGGAGCTGA
- the egtA gene encoding ergothioneine biosynthesis glutamate--cysteine ligase EgtA: MPDSSSSSSPSGCTRPRTSVSEAEVEALVRGICFKTGPPRTIGVEVEWLVHELRSPQLPVTPERLRAAYAALRTVPLRSALTVEPGGQLELSSPPAASLTECIGTVSADLDAVRGALREHDLGLVGIGHDPWHEPRRYLREPRYDAMEACLDRRGPAGRAMMCTSASVQVCLDAGHEEPGPLGHVRRWWLAHQLGAVLVAAFANSPLAGNEPTGWRSTRQLLWMEIGAGRAGAPPLDGDPRAAWARHVLDAPVMCVRQDQGPWEVPEGLTFREWTRSAVPRPPTEEDLGYHVTTLFPPVRPRGHLELRMIDAQPGEDGWIVPLAVTAALFDDPQAAETAYRAVKPLSERARPLPAPHNPLWTDAARDGLTDPELHEAAVVCFAAALEALPRMGAAPEVTAAVAAYRDRYIARGRCPADDLLDRLHGKDRTS, encoded by the coding sequence ATGCCAGATTCGTCCAGCAGCTCTTCGCCGAGCGGCTGTACCAGGCCCCGCACCTCGGTCTCCGAGGCCGAGGTCGAGGCCCTGGTCCGAGGTATCTGCTTCAAGACCGGACCGCCCCGCACCATAGGTGTCGAGGTGGAATGGCTCGTCCACGAGCTGCGCAGCCCGCAGCTCCCCGTCACACCCGAACGACTCCGGGCGGCCTACGCCGCCCTGCGGACCGTGCCCCTGAGGTCGGCGCTCACCGTCGAGCCCGGTGGCCAGCTGGAGCTCAGCTCGCCGCCCGCCGCCTCCCTGACGGAGTGCATCGGTACCGTCTCCGCCGACCTCGACGCCGTCCGCGGCGCCTTGCGCGAGCACGATCTGGGACTGGTCGGCATCGGCCACGATCCCTGGCACGAACCCCGCCGCTATCTGCGCGAACCCCGCTACGACGCCATGGAGGCCTGTCTGGACCGCAGAGGTCCGGCCGGCCGCGCCATGATGTGCACCTCGGCCTCCGTCCAGGTCTGCCTCGACGCCGGCCACGAGGAGCCCGGCCCCCTCGGCCATGTGCGGCGCTGGTGGCTCGCCCACCAGCTCGGCGCGGTGCTGGTGGCCGCCTTCGCCAACTCCCCCCTCGCCGGGAACGAGCCCACCGGCTGGCGCTCCACCCGGCAACTGCTGTGGATGGAGATCGGCGCGGGCCGGGCGGGCGCTCCCCCGCTGGACGGCGATCCGCGCGCCGCGTGGGCCCGGCACGTCCTGGACGCGCCGGTGATGTGCGTACGCCAGGACCAGGGCCCCTGGGAGGTGCCCGAGGGGCTCACCTTCCGGGAGTGGACCCGGTCGGCGGTGCCCAGGCCGCCCACCGAGGAGGATCTCGGCTACCACGTGACGACCCTGTTCCCGCCGGTCAGACCGCGCGGCCATCTGGAACTGCGGATGATCGACGCCCAGCCCGGCGAGGACGGCTGGATCGTCCCGCTCGCCGTCACGGCCGCGCTGTTCGACGATCCGCAGGCCGCCGAGACCGCCTACCGCGCGGTCAAGCCGCTCAGCGAACGGGCCCGGCCGCTGCCCGCGCCGCACAACCCGCTGTGGACCGACGCGGCCCGCGACGGCCTGACCGACCCGGAGCTGCACGAGGCTGCGGTCGTCTGCTTCGCCGCCGCGCTGGAGGCGCTGCCGAGGATGGGCGCCGCCCCCGAGGTCACGGCCGCCGTGGCGGCGTACCGGGATCGCTACATCGCCCGGGGCCGCTGTCCCGCCGACGATCTGCTCGACCGCCTGCACGGGAAGGACCGCACGTCATGA
- the egtC gene encoding ergothioneine biosynthesis protein EgtC, with protein sequence MCRHLAYLGPEEPLGTYVVQPPYGLYRQSWAPRLQRYGTVNADGFGVGWYAAGDPVPARYRRAGPIWADLSFADLARVVRTTCLLAAVRDATLSGADAEAAAAPFASGAWLFSHNGAVPGWPGSLAPLTGTLSATDLLSLEARNDSAFVWALVLARLRAGDAEGQALADTVREVAEAAPGARLNLLLTSGAGIAATTWGDTLWYRTTPGHGTVVASEPYDDDPLWHEVPDRTLLLASRTDVTLTPLKEPGENSAPAPSKEPRT encoded by the coding sequence ATGTGCCGTCATCTGGCGTATCTGGGGCCCGAGGAGCCACTCGGAACCTACGTGGTGCAGCCCCCGTACGGGCTGTACCGGCAGTCCTGGGCGCCCCGGCTCCAGCGGTACGGCACGGTCAACGCCGATGGTTTCGGCGTCGGTTGGTACGCGGCCGGGGATCCGGTGCCGGCCCGGTACCGGCGGGCCGGGCCGATCTGGGCGGACCTGTCCTTCGCCGATCTGGCCCGCGTCGTCCGCACGACGTGCCTGCTGGCGGCGGTCCGGGACGCGACCCTGTCCGGTGCGGACGCGGAGGCCGCCGCGGCGCCCTTCGCCTCCGGTGCCTGGCTGTTCAGCCACAACGGCGCCGTACCGGGCTGGCCCGGCTCCCTCGCGCCGCTGACCGGCACCCTGTCCGCGACGGATCTGCTGTCCCTGGAGGCCCGTAACGACTCGGCGTTCGTGTGGGCGCTGGTCCTCGCCAGGCTGCGGGCCGGGGACGCCGAGGGCCAGGCGCTGGCCGACACCGTCCGGGAGGTCGCCGAGGCGGCGCCGGGCGCCCGGCTGAACCTGCTGCTGACCAGCGGCGCCGGCATCGCGGCGACCACCTGGGGCGACACCCTGTGGTACCGCACGACGCCCGGCCACGGCACGGTCGTGGCCTCCGAACCGTACGACGACGATCCGCTCTGGCACGAGGTCCCGGACCGCACGCTCCTCCTCGCGAGCCGCACGGACGTCACTCTCACTCCGCTGAAGGAGCCGGGCGAGAACTCGGCACCCGCACCCTCCAAGGAGCCCCGCACGTGA
- the egtB gene encoding ergothioneine biosynthesis protein EgtB, which translates to MTETEALRERALTTLITARDRTTLLTSCVEDPDLTAQHSPLMSPLVWDLAHIGNQEEQWLLRAVAGREAMRPEIDGLYDAFEHPRSERPSLPLLPPAEARSYAAEVRGRVLDLLESTAFGGSRLTEAGFAFGMIAQHEQQHDETMLITHQLRTGPQALTAPDPEPAPLQTGPAEVLVPGGPFTMGTSTEPWALDNERPAHRREVAAFHIDTTPVSNGAYQAFIEDGGYDNERWWDPAGWAHIRQHSLHAPLFWKRDGKQWLRRRFGVTEVVPPDEPVVHVSWYEADAYARWAGRRLPTEAEWEKAARHDPAGDRSMRYPWGDADPAPEHANLGQRHLRPAPVGSYPEGESPLGVRQLIGDVWEWTASDFLPYPGFVAFPYKEYSEVFFGPEYKVLRGGSFAVDAVACRGTFRNWDYPIRRQIFSGFRTACSEGV; encoded by the coding sequence ATGACCGAGACCGAGGCGCTCCGGGAACGGGCCCTGACCACCCTGATCACGGCCCGGGACCGCACCACGCTGCTCACCAGCTGCGTCGAGGACCCGGACCTGACCGCGCAGCACTCCCCGCTGATGTCCCCGCTGGTGTGGGACCTGGCGCACATCGGCAACCAGGAGGAGCAGTGGCTGCTGCGGGCGGTCGCCGGCCGGGAGGCCATGCGGCCCGAGATAGACGGCCTCTACGACGCCTTCGAGCATCCGCGCTCCGAGCGCCCCTCGCTGCCGCTGCTGCCGCCCGCCGAGGCCCGCAGTTACGCGGCCGAGGTGCGCGGGCGGGTGCTCGACCTGCTGGAGAGCACCGCGTTCGGCGGCAGCCGGCTGACCGAGGCGGGCTTCGCCTTCGGGATGATCGCCCAGCACGAACAGCAACACGACGAGACCATGCTGATCACCCATCAGCTCCGCACCGGCCCGCAGGCCCTGACCGCCCCCGACCCGGAACCGGCCCCGTTGCAGACCGGCCCGGCCGAAGTCCTCGTCCCCGGCGGCCCGTTCACCATGGGCACCTCCACCGAACCCTGGGCGCTGGACAACGAACGCCCCGCGCACCGGCGTGAGGTGGCCGCCTTCCACATCGACACCACGCCCGTCTCCAACGGCGCCTACCAGGCGTTCATCGAGGACGGCGGTTACGACAACGAACGCTGGTGGGACCCGGCGGGCTGGGCCCACATCCGGCAGCATTCCCTCCACGCACCGCTGTTCTGGAAGCGCGACGGCAAGCAATGGCTGCGCCGCCGGTTCGGGGTGACCGAGGTGGTGCCGCCGGACGAGCCGGTGGTGCACGTGAGCTGGTACGAGGCCGACGCCTACGCCCGCTGGGCCGGGCGGCGGCTGCCCACCGAGGCCGAGTGGGAGAAGGCCGCCCGGCACGACCCGGCCGGCGACCGCTCCATGCGCTACCCCTGGGGCGATGCCGACCCCGCGCCCGAGCACGCCAACCTCGGCCAGCGGCATCTGCGCCCGGCCCCCGTCGGCAGCTACCCCGAGGGCGAATCACCGCTCGGCGTCCGGCAGTTGATCGGGGACGTGTGGGAGTGGACGGCGAGCGACTTCCTGCCCTACCCGGGGTTCGTCGCCTTCCCGTACAAGGAGTACTCGGAGGTGTTCTTCGGGCCGGAGTACAAGGTGCTGCGCGGCGGTTCGTTCGCCGTGGACGCGGTGGCCTGCCGGGGCACGTTCCGCAACTGGGACTACCCGATCCGCCGGCAGATCTTCTCCGGGTTCCGCACGGCCTGCTCGGAGGGCGTCTGA